A region from the Paenibacillus humicola genome encodes:
- a CDS encoding alpha-N-arabinofuranosidase yields MKVSNKASMIVDKDFTVGKVDKRLYGSFIEHLGRAVYGGIYEPGHEQADEQGFRTDVLELVKGIDVPIVRYPGGNFVSGYNWEDGVGPAEERPARLELAWRTTEPNLFGTNEFMDWCRKAGTEPMMAVNLGTRGPDEARELIEYTNHASGSYYSDLRIKHGYREPHRIKTWCLGNEMDGPWQIGAKTAHEYGRVAAETAKVMRWVDPSIELVACGSSSLNMATFPEWESTVLDLTYNHVDFISLHQYYGNRDNDSANFLAQSVGMDKFIHTVISTADYVQAKKRGKKKINLSFDEWNVWYHSNDQDRKLDPWTVAPPQLEDIYNHEDALLVGCMLISMLKRADRVKMACMAQLVNVIAPIMTANGGPAWKQTIYYPYMHASRFGRGTVLVPLVKSPKYDAKDYTDVPYLESVAVHNEEAGEVTIFAVNRHLSEPLPFEIDLRSFGGFRLVEHIVLEHEDLKAANTIDAPDRVKPHGGGSAAVADDGRIEAQLGKASWNVIRLKLA; encoded by the coding sequence ATGAAAGTGTCTAACAAGGCAAGCATGATCGTTGACAAGGATTTTACGGTGGGTAAGGTGGACAAGCGTCTCTACGGCTCGTTTATCGAGCATCTCGGCCGCGCCGTTTACGGCGGCATATACGAACCGGGCCATGAGCAGGCCGACGAGCAGGGCTTCCGCACGGATGTGCTGGAACTGGTCAAGGGGATCGACGTGCCGATCGTTCGCTATCCCGGGGGCAATTTCGTCTCGGGCTATAACTGGGAGGACGGCGTCGGGCCGGCGGAAGAGCGCCCGGCCAGACTCGAGCTGGCGTGGCGGACGACCGAGCCGAACCTGTTCGGCACTAACGAGTTTATGGATTGGTGCCGCAAGGCGGGGACCGAACCGATGATGGCGGTCAATCTGGGCACCCGCGGCCCGGACGAAGCGCGCGAGCTGATCGAGTATACGAACCACGCTTCCGGCTCCTATTACAGCGACCTGCGCATCAAGCACGGCTACCGCGAACCGCATCGTATCAAAACGTGGTGCCTCGGCAACGAAATGGACGGCCCGTGGCAGATCGGCGCCAAAACCGCGCACGAATACGGCCGTGTCGCCGCGGAGACGGCCAAGGTCATGCGGTGGGTCGATCCGTCGATCGAGCTGGTGGCCTGCGGCAGCTCCAGTCTGAACATGGCGACGTTCCCCGAGTGGGAGTCGACCGTGCTCGATCTCACCTACAACCATGTCGATTTTATTTCGCTGCACCAATATTACGGCAACCGCGACAACGATTCGGCGAATTTCCTCGCCCAGTCCGTCGGGATGGACAAATTCATCCACACCGTCATTTCGACGGCCGACTACGTCCAGGCGAAGAAGCGCGGCAAGAAGAAAATCAACCTGAGCTTCGATGAATGGAACGTCTGGTATCACTCCAACGATCAGGACCGGAAGCTCGATCCGTGGACCGTCGCGCCGCCGCAGCTCGAGGACATTTACAACCACGAGGACGCGCTGCTGGTCGGCTGCATGCTCATCAGCATGCTGAAACGGGCCGATCGCGTGAAAATGGCGTGCATGGCCCAGCTCGTCAACGTCATCGCGCCGATCATGACCGCAAACGGAGGCCCGGCCTGGAAGCAGACGATTTATTATCCGTATATGCATGCCAGCCGGTTCGGCCGCGGCACCGTCCTTGTGCCGCTCGTCAAATCGCCGAAATACGACGCCAAGGATTACACCGACGTGCCGTATCTCGAATCGGTCGCCGTTCATAACGAAGAGGCGGGCGAGGTCACGATTTTCGCGGTCAACCGTCATCTGTCCGAGCCGCTGCCGTTCGAGATCGATCTCCGCAGCTTCGGCGGCTTCCGCCTGGTGGAGCACATCGTGCTCGAGCACGAAGATCTGAAGGCGGCGAATACGATCGACGCGCCGGACCGCGTCAAGCCGCACGGAGGCGGCAGCGCGGCGGTGGCGGACGACGGACGGATTGAAGCGCAGCTCGGCAAAGCGTCGTGGAACGTCATCCGTTTGAAGCTGGCTTAA
- a CDS encoding ArsR/SmtB family transcription factor, giving the protein MIRATTDRKWLPLYEALASEVRLRMLELLAERAMNVKELAAATGLSSAIVTMHTKKLERGGLIRTELVRKGGGTHKMCRVAVAKVELSIPQETAAQRAFREVSIPVGHYTRFEVHPTCGLATAEKIIGQFDDPRYFLEPERMHAKILWFGHGFVEYRIPNYVLQGEKLAEIEITCEIGSEAPGIRADWPSDIHFYLNDTLLGVWTSPGDSGEGQGALTPSWWNEGTNQYGWLKMIRVTPQGTFIDGQRLSDVKLGDIVMMRNDWLLRFAVPEDAAHVGGVTLYGEDFGNYNQDIVFRTYVSPGTAGE; this is encoded by the coding sequence ATGATACGAGCGACAACGGATCGAAAATGGCTCCCGCTTTATGAGGCGCTCGCGAGCGAGGTCCGGCTGCGGATGCTGGAGCTGCTCGCGGAGCGCGCCATGAACGTGAAGGAGCTGGCAGCGGCAACCGGCCTCAGCAGCGCCATCGTGACGATGCATACGAAGAAGCTGGAGCGGGGCGGGCTGATTCGCACCGAACTGGTCCGCAAGGGCGGCGGCACGCACAAGATGTGCCGGGTCGCCGTCGCGAAGGTCGAGCTGTCCATTCCCCAGGAAACGGCGGCGCAGCGCGCTTTTCGGGAAGTCTCGATCCCCGTCGGACATTACACCCGTTTCGAGGTGCACCCGACCTGCGGACTGGCGACGGCGGAGAAAATTATCGGGCAATTCGACGATCCCCGTTATTTTCTGGAGCCCGAACGGATGCATGCGAAAATTTTATGGTTCGGGCACGGTTTCGTGGAGTACCGGATCCCGAATTATGTGCTGCAGGGCGAGAAGCTAGCGGAAATCGAGATCACATGCGAGATCGGCTCCGAGGCGCCCGGCATCCGGGCCGACTGGCCGTCGGATATCCATTTCTATTTGAACGACACGCTGCTCGGCGTCTGGACAAGCCCCGGCGATTCGGGCGAAGGGCAGGGGGCGCTTACGCCTTCCTGGTGGAACGAGGGCACGAACCAATACGGCTGGCTGAAAATGATCCGCGTCACGCCCCAGGGAACGTTCATCGACGGCCAGCGGCTGTCGGACGTGAAGCTCGGGGACATCGTCATGATGCGCAACGATTGGCTGCTGCGCTTTGCCGTTCCGGAGGATGCGGCGCATGTCGGCGGCGTGACCCTTTATGGCGAAGACTTCGGGAATTACAATCAGGATATCGTATTCCGCACGTACGTAAGCCCGGGGACGGCCGGCGAATGA
- a CDS encoding TRM11 family SAM-dependent methyltransferase, translating to MTECVYAVACHEDEAELCRLEMRALFGSEPRGGYVEGARDIDPGRSPFIRGKLTVFAEAADLERLTERAAAIDTGGRTFKVVFMETDDRFPYERRREIERLVGWRVHGKAEMRRPERQYGGVCAGGRWMLGAYARGEAEWLKHNAKPQPYSTALGTRTARALVNIAAPHIGGVRLVDPCCGIGTVVIEALSMGIDCAGFDINPLAVRGARANLAHFGMPDVVRLADMRELEGEYDAAVVDLPYNLCSVLPAGERLAMLRSARRLARRRAVIVAAEPSLSELEQAGFTVIDRAVARKGRFERHVIVCR from the coding sequence ATGACGGAATGCGTCTATGCGGTCGCCTGCCATGAGGACGAGGCGGAGCTTTGCCGTCTGGAAATGCGGGCGCTGTTCGGCAGCGAACCGCGCGGCGGATATGTGGAGGGCGCCCGGGACATCGACCCGGGCCGCAGTCCGTTCATTCGCGGAAAGCTGACCGTGTTCGCGGAAGCGGCCGACCTGGAACGTCTGACGGAGCGGGCGGCGGCGATCGATACCGGAGGGCGTACGTTCAAGGTCGTCTTTATGGAAACGGACGACCGTTTCCCGTATGAGCGGCGGCGTGAAATCGAGCGGCTCGTCGGCTGGCGCGTGCACGGTAAAGCGGAGATGCGCCGTCCGGAGCGGCAGTACGGCGGCGTCTGCGCGGGAGGCCGGTGGATGCTCGGCGCTTACGCGCGCGGCGAAGCGGAGTGGCTGAAGCACAACGCCAAGCCGCAGCCGTATTCGACCGCGCTCGGCACGCGAACGGCCCGCGCGCTCGTCAACATTGCGGCGCCGCATATCGGGGGCGTCCGCCTCGTCGACCCGTGCTGCGGCATCGGCACGGTCGTCATCGAAGCGCTGTCGATGGGCATCGATTGCGCGGGCTTCGACATCAACCCGCTCGCGGTCAGGGGCGCGCGGGCCAATTTGGCGCATTTCGGCATGCCGGACGTCGTGCGGCTGGCCGATATGCGCGAGCTTGAAGGTGAATACGACGCGGCGGTCGTCGATTTGCCCTATAATTTGTGCTCGGTGCTGCCCGCCGGCGAGCGCCTTGCGATGCTGCGAAGCGCCCGCCGGCTGGCGAGGCGGCGCGCCGTAATCGTGGCGGCAGAGCCAAGCCTGAGCGAGCTGGAGCAGGCGGGCTTCACGGTTATCGACCGCGCCGTCGCGCGCAAGGGCCGGTTTGAGCGGCACGTGATCGTTTGCCGCTAG
- a CDS encoding aldose epimerase has translation MSRYEVLKHEDTYTLYTLTDAETDSSVTVCPERGAIATGCRLFGTELFYLDRETFLDPEANVRGGNPVLFPICGQLEDGRYEWEGAAYSMRNHGVARNRPWETVSTSADGEASVTVRLRSDEGTRAEYPFDFELLFTFALKDGRLHIRQTYKNLSERPMPYYAGFHPYFKSDSKRIPFRTDATRYLDYNDHVVKPVPADGSIDLNGLKESVALLDARERRIAFPGPDGITIEMSYSDAFKYVVLWQVNGKPFVCVEPWMALTGELNRNDELPMLEAGPSAELELTIGCRRD, from the coding sequence ATGAGCCGCTATGAAGTACTGAAACACGAAGATACATATACGCTGTACACGCTGACCGACGCCGAAACCGATTCGTCCGTTACGGTTTGCCCGGAGCGGGGAGCGATAGCGACCGGCTGCCGCCTGTTTGGCACAGAGCTTTTTTATCTCGACCGCGAAACCTTTCTGGATCCCGAGGCCAACGTCCGCGGAGGCAACCCGGTGCTGTTCCCGATTTGCGGGCAGCTGGAGGACGGGCGGTATGAGTGGGAAGGCGCGGCCTATTCGATGCGCAACCACGGGGTGGCGCGCAACCGCCCTTGGGAAACCGTCTCGACGTCGGCCGACGGAGAAGCTTCCGTCACGGTCAGACTGCGGAGCGACGAAGGGACACGGGCGGAGTACCCGTTCGATTTCGAGCTGCTGTTCACGTTCGCGCTGAAGGACGGCAGGCTGCATATCCGCCAAACCTACAAAAATCTGTCGGAGCGCCCCATGCCTTATTACGCCGGTTTCCACCCCTACTTCAAATCCGACTCGAAGCGAATCCCGTTTCGTACTGACGCAACACGGTATCTGGACTATAACGACCACGTCGTCAAGCCCGTCCCGGCGGACGGCTCCATTGATTTGAACGGCCTGAAGGAATCGGTCGCGCTGCTGGACGCCCGTGAACGCCGGATCGCTTTTCCCGGACCGGACGGAATCACCATTGAGATGAGCTACAGCGACGCCTTCAAATACGTCGTGCTGTGGCAGGTGAACGGCAAGCCGTTCGTCTGCGTCGAGCCGTGGATGGCGCTGACCGGCGAGCTGAACCGCAACGACGAGCTGCCGATGCTGGAAGCGGGGCCATCCGCCGAGCTGGAGCTGACCATCGGCTGCCGGCGGGACTGA
- a CDS encoding YjfB family protein, whose protein sequence is MSLSAVSTGMAMAGVQQQAGIALLAKGLGGMKQQGAAMVQMLERSAQPHLGGRIDIRV, encoded by the coding sequence ATGAGCTTGAGCGCAGTGTCGACCGGAATGGCGATGGCCGGTGTACAGCAGCAGGCCGGCATCGCCCTGCTGGCGAAGGGGCTGGGCGGCATGAAGCAGCAGGGCGCGGCGATGGTTCAGATGCTGGAGCGCAGCGCGCAGCCGCATCTGGGCGGTCGTATCGACATTCGCGTATAA
- a CDS encoding response regulator: MSTLSLRTKALALVALITVAALSLVGYGNYDAAKRTIMDALKDKAYTKVQNSAASLSSWIGTIRAEIEVMSRTDVVRKGTERERLDYFKMETFSPDSPFKTIGFADPDGEVKLSNGSVVNLAGDPTFREALEGHTIVTDPIVNPETNESVIAIRVPVYGSDDDVIGLVDAAVPTERLSRGYLNFHVSGDDTVYLYAQEGRIIGGSSGNPAIGKTLADAGSPLRGVAARMTAEEEGYSELTGDGGSVVYYDAVRGTPWHIALHIPLRSIEEPLVALKWRTVATIALAEVLMFALFYVLTGRATARIKRVLSATEEAAAGRFDNGVLPEEGGDELAQLSHSVNVMRQQLKAMFGRMEAIINQNMFSFIVYDENYRVVYFSRTAEKLLGYSQEEVVGKADALLFIAPEELEAEARRQSIRARRQIKPDLSVFRELRREQFSYEREWTYVRKDGSRVQVSHSSNGIRDAGGKFSGATAIVRDITKQKQVEKLRNQQLEVMEAAKDLIASFDEQGRLLYLNPAGRAMLGIAEGSGGPLPELVPGGLSAQLLRGVADDSERGYWEREERLTTMDGDVIHVSKIVVVHRHGHSGETFYSCIARDITEQKRVLAELEQAKREAEDANTAKSHFLARMSHEIRTPLAGIIGLTGLLQKTELNVLQQDYLNKARASSEALLGIINDILDFAKVEAGKIELSEAPFDLELLLHKIADLLGVFVGGKERFEFMIETPPSLPALLVGDPLRLEQVLLNLCINAVKFTEHGHVRLKVELGGEAGQDGCEVSFIVEDTGIGMTAEQLGRLFKPFVQADGETSRKYGGTGLGLVIVKSLVEMMGGTVVVESRPKEGSVFRFTIPFAIAAPAPEGRRRIGAEGTVWIVEDYPLMSSLLCAELERMGFSPIPLPSWKMALERLGRVGVGARPDAVLLDFEMPDMYGEETWREMHETALRAGVHTIALTTAYGREELLKLPEADRPDAIVVKPADRMSLYQAMEAVLGAPAEVFGAATEVSATAEEPAAVKGAVLLAEDNKINQLVAVELLREWGYSVEVAETGTQVLEKLREQAWDLVLMDIHMPEMDGDEAVRVIRQEAEFDKLPIIALTANVIRTDHDRYRLLGMNDVLTKPIQPEQLRGMIAKWIHSGADRRAVTEMEAAARAAYDPIMAHEERYALTVPGINESAALERVNGKRDILNHMLKLFVRDYADFSDRLQEALEDGDFALARRMAHTLKGAAGNLSAGELAAMADQLESLLKAQDSGFQLAAVQTAAACVRIVMDPMLAALTEQMEGNFDSIP; encoded by the coding sequence ATGAGCACCCTATCGCTTCGTACGAAGGCGCTTGCACTCGTCGCCTTGATTACGGTTGCCGCGCTGTCGCTGGTCGGCTACGGCAATTACGACGCGGCCAAGCGGACCATCATGGACGCGTTGAAGGACAAGGCGTATACGAAGGTTCAGAACAGCGCCGCCAGCTTGTCGTCGTGGATCGGCACGATCCGCGCCGAAATCGAGGTCATGAGCCGGACCGACGTCGTGCGGAAAGGCACGGAGCGGGAGCGGCTGGATTATTTCAAAATGGAAACCTTTTCGCCGGACTCGCCCTTCAAAACGATCGGGTTCGCGGATCCGGACGGCGAGGTCAAGCTGAGCAACGGCAGCGTGGTCAATCTTGCAGGCGATCCGACCTTCCGCGAGGCGCTCGAAGGCCATACGATCGTCACCGACCCGATCGTGAATCCGGAGACGAACGAAAGCGTCATTGCGATACGGGTGCCGGTTTACGGCTCGGACGACGATGTGATCGGCTTGGTCGATGCGGCCGTGCCGACGGAGAGGCTGAGCCGCGGCTATTTGAATTTCCATGTCAGCGGCGACGATACGGTCTATTTATATGCGCAGGAAGGCCGCATCATCGGAGGTTCGAGCGGCAATCCGGCGATCGGAAAGACGCTTGCGGACGCCGGATCGCCGCTGCGCGGTGTAGCCGCTCGCATGACGGCCGAGGAAGAGGGCTACAGCGAGTTGACCGGCGACGGCGGCTCCGTCGTCTATTACGACGCGGTCCGGGGCACGCCCTGGCATATTGCGCTGCATATTCCGCTCCGGTCGATCGAAGAGCCGCTTGTCGCCCTCAAGTGGAGGACCGTCGCGACGATCGCGCTGGCCGAGGTGCTGATGTTCGCGCTGTTCTACGTGCTGACGGGGCGGGCGACCGCCAGAATCAAGCGGGTGCTGAGTGCGACGGAGGAAGCGGCCGCCGGCCGTTTCGACAACGGCGTACTGCCCGAGGAAGGCGGGGACGAGCTTGCCCAGCTGTCGCATTCGGTCAACGTCATGCGCCAGCAGCTGAAGGCCATGTTCGGCCGAATGGAAGCGATTATCAATCAAAATATGTTTTCGTTCATCGTATATGACGAGAATTACCGGGTCGTCTACTTCAGCCGGACGGCCGAGAAGCTGCTCGGCTATTCGCAGGAGGAAGTGGTCGGCAAGGCCGACGCGCTCCTCTTCATCGCCCCCGAGGAGCTGGAGGCGGAGGCCAGGCGTCAGAGCATACGGGCGCGGCGTCAAATAAAACCCGATCTGTCGGTGTTTCGCGAGCTGCGCCGGGAGCAGTTCTCCTACGAGCGGGAATGGACGTACGTGCGCAAGGATGGGAGCCGGGTGCAGGTATCGCACAGCTCCAACGGCATTCGCGATGCCGGCGGCAAATTTTCCGGAGCGACGGCGATCGTTCGGGACATTACAAAGCAGAAGCAGGTCGAGAAGCTGCGCAACCAGCAGCTTGAGGTAATGGAAGCGGCCAAGGATTTGATCGCTTCGTTCGACGAGCAGGGGCGGCTGCTTTATTTGAATCCCGCGGGGCGGGCGATGCTCGGCATCGCAGAGGGCTCCGGAGGGCCGCTGCCGGAGCTGGTTCCGGGAGGGCTATCCGCGCAGCTGCTGCGGGGTGTCGCGGACGACAGCGAACGCGGCTACTGGGAACGTGAGGAGCGGCTGACGACCATGGACGGAGATGTCATCCATGTGTCCAAAATCGTCGTCGTGCATCGCCACGGCCATTCCGGCGAAACGTTCTATTCCTGCATCGCCCGCGACATTACGGAGCAGAAAAGGGTGCTGGCGGAGCTCGAGCAGGCGAAGCGGGAAGCCGAGGACGCGAACACGGCGAAGAGCCACTTTCTGGCGAGGATGAGCCACGAAATCCGCACGCCGCTCGCCGGCATCATCGGTTTGACGGGTCTTCTGCAGAAGACGGAGCTGAACGTCCTCCAGCAGGACTATTTGAATAAAGCCCGGGCATCCTCCGAAGCGCTGCTCGGCATCATTAACGACATTCTCGATTTCGCCAAGGTCGAAGCCGGCAAAATCGAGCTGAGCGAGGCGCCGTTCGACCTCGAGCTGCTGCTTCATAAAATCGCCGACCTGCTCGGCGTGTTCGTCGGCGGCAAGGAGCGGTTCGAATTTATGATCGAGACGCCCCCGTCCCTGCCTGCGCTGCTTGTCGGCGATCCGCTGCGGCTCGAGCAGGTGCTGCTTAATTTGTGCATTAACGCCGTTAAATTTACCGAGCACGGCCACGTCAGGCTGAAGGTGGAGCTCGGCGGCGAAGCCGGGCAGGACGGCTGTGAGGTATCGTTTATCGTGGAGGATACGGGAATCGGCATGACCGCGGAGCAGCTCGGCAGGCTGTTCAAGCCGTTCGTGCAGGCGGACGGCGAAACGAGCCGCAAATACGGGGGAACCGGACTCGGTCTTGTCATCGTGAAGAGCCTCGTTGAAATGATGGGCGGTACCGTCGTGGTGGAGAGCCGGCCGAAGGAAGGCAGCGTCTTCCGCTTTACGATCCCGTTCGCGATCGCAGCGCCTGCGCCTGAGGGACGCCGGCGAATCGGCGCCGAGGGGACGGTATGGATTGTCGAGGATTACCCGCTTATGAGCTCCCTGCTGTGCGCCGAGCTGGAGCGAATGGGCTTCTCGCCGATTCCGCTGCCGTCTTGGAAGATGGCGCTCGAGCGGCTTGGCCGGGTCGGCGTCGGCGCGCGGCCCGATGCGGTGCTGCTTGATTTCGAAATGCCGGACATGTACGGCGAGGAAACGTGGCGCGAGATGCATGAGACAGCGCTTCGCGCAGGCGTCCACACGATCGCGCTGACGACGGCTTACGGCCGGGAGGAGCTGCTGAAGCTGCCCGAGGCGGACCGGCCGGATGCGATCGTCGTCAAGCCTGCCGACCGCATGTCGCTTTATCAGGCGATGGAAGCCGTGCTTGGGGCTCCCGCCGAAGTTTTCGGGGCCGCGACGGAGGTATCGGCCACGGCGGAGGAGCCGGCCGCGGTCAAAGGCGCCGTCTTATTGGCGGAGGACAACAAAATCAACCAGCTGGTGGCGGTCGAGCTGCTGCGTGAATGGGGGTATTCCGTCGAGGTGGCCGAGACGGGAACCCAGGTGCTGGAGAAGCTGCGGGAGCAGGCGTGGGATCTCGTTTTGATGGACATTCATATGCCGGAAATGGACGGGGACGAGGCGGTCCGAGTGATCCGGCAGGAGGCGGAATTCGACAAGCTGCCGATTATTGCGCTGACGGCTAATGTGATCCGCACGGACCACGACCGTTACAGACTGCTCGGAATGAACGACGTGCTGACCAAACCGATCCAGCCCGAGCAGCTGCGCGGCATGATCGCCAAATGGATTCATTCCGGGGCGGACCGCCGCGCGGTGACGGAGATGGAGGCCGCCGCCCGGGCCGCTTACGACCCGATTATGGCGCACGAGGAACGGTATGCGCTCACGGTGCCGGGAATCAACGAATCGGCGGCGCTGGAGAGGGTGAACGGGAAGCGGGACATTTTGAATCACATGCTAAAGCTGTTCGTCCGCGATTACGCCGATTTCAGCGATCGGCTGCAGGAGGCGCTGGAGGACGGCGATTTTGCCCTGGCGCGCCGCATGGCGCATACGCTGAAGGGCGCGGCGGGCAACTTGTCGGCCGGGGAGCTGGCGGCTATGGCCGATCAGCTCGAATCGCTGCTGAAGGCTCAGGACTCCGGATTTCAGCTGGCTGCCGTGCAAACGGCGGCGGCCTGTGTCCGCATTGTCATGGACCCGATGCTCGCCGCGTTAACGGAACAAATGGAGGGAAATTTCGACAGCATCCCCTAA
- a CDS encoding response regulator transcription factor — translation MYKVLVIEDDVMMSDMLSMYLTGEGYGIRQAVDGASGLMLVDTFDPDVVLLDLMLPDCDGTELCQTIRRHSSVPIMIVSMKSEVSERVGALRAGADDYLCKPFSMHELSARVEALIRRSKQMQRKAWEAAAPASEHGSEEPIRLDTERRLLLVRGTLVETTFSEFELMKLFLSNPGKVFSREDLINAIRGYDSFVTDRAIDVHIVNLRRKVEVNPKEPKYIRTVWGVGYKYVNVS, via the coding sequence GTGTACAAGGTACTTGTCATTGAAGATGATGTCATGATGAGCGACATGCTGTCCATGTATTTGACGGGGGAAGGCTATGGCATCAGGCAGGCGGTTGACGGGGCGAGCGGACTGATGCTGGTGGATACGTTCGATCCCGATGTGGTGCTTCTCGACCTGATGCTGCCGGATTGCGACGGCACGGAGCTGTGCCAGACGATTCGCCGGCACTCTTCGGTGCCGATCATGATCGTTTCGATGAAATCCGAGGTATCCGAACGCGTCGGCGCACTGCGGGCCGGAGCGGACGATTATTTGTGCAAGCCGTTCAGCATGCATGAATTGAGCGCGCGCGTGGAAGCGCTGATCCGCCGTTCGAAGCAGATGCAGCGAAAGGCTTGGGAAGCGGCCGCGCCGGCGAGCGAGCACGGTTCGGAGGAGCCGATCCGTCTCGATACGGAGCGGAGGCTGCTGCTGGTACGGGGGACGCTGGTGGAAACGACCTTTTCCGAATTTGAGCTGATGAAGCTTTTTTTATCGAATCCGGGCAAAGTGTTCAGCCGCGAGGATCTCATCAATGCCATCCGCGGCTACGACTCGTTCGTGACGGACCGCGCCATCGACGTGCATATCGTCAATCTCCGGCGCAAGGTCGAGGTCAACCCGAAGGAACCTAAATACATACGAACCGTATGGGGTGTCGGCTATAAATATGTGAACGTATCCTGA
- a CDS encoding sensor histidine kinase has product MSFTKGFFANISVLIALAYLFNVGYKYIFQHASVQFKNRIAVAIFIIGGWLSMLFGLRVQADTLVDMRMVPVIVAALVFPNPRTVLLIGAGIGIGRLFFNYDINGWLAFASMIVLGLAGMGLSIWLRKLNWRFVWKCTAAVLVLNLVYTLNAMLAHLLVPPSPYEYWVSIGYVAFPLRVLLSAVFIAMVRDFQKEQMRVEELRAMNMLLRRQTRELREAKREVEEKAGELLLASRYKSEFLANMSHELKTPLNSIILLSQLIRDNDEGRYEHDEVSYAGLIQTAGNELLQLINDILDLSKVEAGKIDVVFEPVLLRDFVQALQQQFQPLADQKGLQFEIETELEAPDSLVTDELRLNQILRNLLVNAIKFTEQGSVKLTIRLETSPGLTELRGTGRRRNWNFASWGRPVKRPVGVQRISFTVSDTGIGIDPEKQKLIFEAFQQGDGAINRKYGGTGLGLSISLQLARLLGGGLTLQSEKGTGSSFTLSMPTRPLSLVSKTND; this is encoded by the coding sequence TTGTCGTTTACAAAAGGTTTTTTTGCCAATATCAGCGTGTTGATCGCGCTAGCTTACTTGTTCAATGTCGGGTATAAATATATTTTTCAGCATGCGTCCGTGCAGTTCAAAAATCGGATTGCCGTCGCGATTTTCATCATCGGCGGGTGGCTGTCGATGCTGTTCGGCCTGCGCGTGCAGGCTGATACGCTCGTCGACATGCGCATGGTGCCCGTCATCGTGGCCGCGCTCGTGTTCCCGAATCCCCGGACGGTGCTGTTGATCGGCGCCGGCATCGGGATTGGCCGGCTATTTTTCAACTACGATATAAACGGATGGCTGGCGTTCGCTAGCATGATTGTGCTGGGACTGGCCGGCATGGGCCTCAGCATATGGCTGCGCAAGCTGAATTGGCGGTTTGTGTGGAAATGCACCGCGGCAGTGCTCGTTTTGAATCTCGTCTACACCTTGAACGCCATGCTGGCCCATCTGCTCGTTCCGCCTTCCCCTTATGAATATTGGGTGTCCATCGGCTACGTCGCGTTTCCGCTGCGCGTGCTGCTGAGCGCGGTGTTTATCGCGATGGTTCGCGATTTTCAGAAGGAGCAGATGCGCGTAGAAGAGCTGCGGGCGATGAACATGCTGCTGCGGCGCCAGACGCGGGAGCTGCGAGAGGCGAAACGGGAAGTGGAGGAGAAGGCGGGCGAGCTGCTGCTCGCCTCCAGGTATAAGTCGGAATTTCTGGCCAATATGTCGCATGAGCTGAAGACGCCGCTGAACAGCATTATTTTGCTGTCCCAGCTCATCCGCGACAACGACGAAGGGCGCTACGAGCATGACGAAGTCAGCTATGCCGGACTGATTCAGACGGCGGGCAACGAGCTGCTGCAGCTGATCAACGACATTTTGGACTTGTCCAAGGTGGAAGCGGGCAAAATCGACGTCGTTTTCGAGCCCGTGCTGCTGCGCGATTTCGTGCAGGCGCTGCAGCAGCAGTTCCAGCCGTTGGCCGACCAGAAGGGGCTTCAGTTCGAAATCGAAACAGAGCTTGAAGCGCCGGATTCGCTCGTGACCGATGAGCTGCGCCTCAATCAGATTTTGCGCAATTTGCTCGTCAATGCCATTAAATTTACCGAGCAGGGATCCGTCAAGCTGACGATTCGCCTCGAGACCTCACCGGGCTTAACAGAGCTGCGGGGCACCGGCCGCAGGCGCAACTGGAATTTCGCCTCCTGGGGACGGCCGGTCAAACGGCCGGTCGGCGTGCAGCGCATATCGTTCACCGTCTCCGATACGGGCATCGGCATCGATCCGGAGAAACAGAAGCTGATCTTCGAAGCGTTCCAGCAGGGGGACGGGGCGATCAACCGCAAATACGGCGGCACCGGGCTCGGCCTTTCTATCAGCCTGCAGCTTGCGCGCCTGCTGGGCGGCGGCCTTACGCTCCAGAGCGAGAAAGGAACAGGCAGCTCCTTCACGCTCAGCATGCCGACCCGGCCGCTCTCGCTCGTCAGCAAAACAAACGACTGA